In the Natronolimnobius baerhuensis genome, one interval contains:
- the cruF gene encoding bisanhydrobacterioruberin hydratase produces the protein MDNTNTRGSERDEYDHDDQAGTRESVQHRLEQIIQENRFTIAVVFPFIGAVTLVASAEGWLTGPLAYNPLFILFGTAVMRSPLLVGLLPRIGWWALGCLGVLTIYTYAIEMIGVRTDWPYGAFEYTIQLGPMLFGEVPIALPLFFIPLVLNAYLLTLLVLGDWRERLFVRVPVAIAAVVAVDVVLDPAAVAIGFWAFESGGFYGVPLSNYFGWIISGTVAILLVDLAFDREALLERVDDCVFILDDLVSFVLLWGAINLLYGNWIAAGVAGLFCLGLFSTDRYDWEMVRTAIPSTNMR, from the coding sequence ATGGATAACACGAACACTCGAGGAAGCGAACGCGACGAGTACGACCACGACGACCAAGCCGGTACGCGAGAAAGCGTTCAACACCGCCTCGAGCAGATCATCCAAGAGAATCGGTTCACGATTGCGGTTGTCTTTCCGTTTATCGGCGCGGTGACGCTCGTCGCGAGCGCGGAGGGCTGGCTCACGGGGCCACTGGCGTACAATCCGTTGTTCATCCTCTTTGGAACAGCAGTCATGCGCTCGCCACTGCTGGTCGGCCTCCTCCCGCGAATCGGCTGGTGGGCGCTTGGCTGTCTCGGTGTGTTGACGATCTATACGTACGCAATCGAGATGATCGGCGTTCGGACGGACTGGCCCTACGGCGCGTTCGAGTACACGATCCAGTTGGGGCCGATGCTCTTCGGTGAGGTGCCGATAGCGCTCCCGCTGTTTTTCATCCCGCTCGTGTTGAACGCCTACCTGCTGACGCTGCTGGTACTTGGCGACTGGCGTGAGCGGTTGTTTGTCCGGGTGCCGGTCGCCATCGCCGCCGTCGTCGCCGTCGATGTCGTCCTCGACCCTGCTGCCGTCGCCATCGGCTTTTGGGCGTTCGAGTCGGGCGGGTTCTACGGCGTGCCGCTCTCGAACTATTTCGGCTGGATCATCTCCGGCACCGTCGCCATCCTCCTCGTCGACCTGGCTTTCGACCGCGAGGCGTTGCTCGAGCGCGTCGACGACTGCGTGTTCATCCTCGACGATTTGGTGAGTTTTGTGTTACTGTGGGGAGCGATCAACCTCCTCTATGGCAACTGGATCGCAGCGGGCGTCGCCGGGCTGTTCTGTCTCGGCCTGTTTAGTACGGATCGGTACGACTGGGAGATGGTTCGAACCGCGATTCCATCAACAAATATGCGTTAG